The segment GCTGGCACGATGCCATCCAGCTGAACGATGACGTTCTGAACGGTTTCAAGGTGGGCGATTACGACCTGCCGACGCGCGCCATGTGCGAACGCCTGTTCTGGAGCATCGTGCGCAAGGTAGACCAGCTTGCGAAGGATTTGCGCCATCCGCCTTACGAACTCAGCGAACTCCCGCGCTTGCTTGCGCAGAAGTACTTCTGCAACTTCAGTTTGTTCCAGAGCCTGCCCGACAGCTGGGGCGTGGACCAGGTTTTCCCGCTCATGCCTATCCAGCGCTTGAACGAGGAACCGACGGTAGAAACCACCCTCCAGGATGTCACTTGCGACTCCGATGGTAAAATCGACATGTTCGTCCGTGGTGGCGACGTGAGCCGCACGCTCCCGCTGCATGAACTCAAGAACGGCGAACCGTACTACATCGCAGTTTACCTCGTGGGCGCCTATCAGGAAATCCTCGGTGACCTGCACAACCTCTTTGGCGATACGAACGCTGTCCACATCGTCTGCAACGACAAGGGCGGCTACGAAATCGACAAGGTGATTGACGGCGAATCCGTGGAAGACGTGCTCGACTACGTGAACTTCAGCGACAAGGCGCTCGTGCGCACCATGGAAAACTGGGTGTCGCGCTCCGTGAAGGAAGGGAAGATTAGCCTGCAAGAAGGCAAGGAATTCCTGAACATCTACCGCGGCGGCCTTTACGGGTACACGTATTTGGAATAAACCGTGATTCACGAAATCGCGCCACATAAATTGCATAACGAGTTTCGGCTTCAAAGCCCGAAACCGTCGGATTTTCTTGTTGTCTTTTTCGGGGATAAGAGCCTTCTCAAAAAGAACGGTGATTCCTTTGAAATTCCTAGGGTAGAAAATTTCAATCAAGGAAATATCCCGTGCCATTACCTTTTCAGCATTGACGATGCGGCGTATTTCCTGGCAGATTTCAGCATCTCGAAAGAACTGGTGGAAAACGCGTCGGACGATTATGTCCTTTGCCCGGCACGCACGTACCGCTACATGGGCGATCCGCTCTTGCGCATGGGTGGCGCGACCGCCGCGCACATCGCTCACTGGGAATCGCTCAACAGGTTCTGTGGCCGCTGCGGAAGCGAGATGGCCCGTAGCGAAAAGGAACGCGCAGTAGTTTGTCCTAAATGCGGGAATGTCGTTTACCCGCGCATCTCTCCGGTCGTGATTGTGGCCGTCCGCAATGGCGACAAACTCCTGATGGCCCACAACATCGACAATCCGAACCCGAGGCTCTTCTTGATTTCGGGTTTCGTGGAAGTGGGCGAGAGCCTTGAGCAGGCCGTGCACCGCGAAGTTTTGGAAGAGGCTGGCCTCCGCGTGAAAAACATCCGCTATTTCGGGAGCCAGCCGTGGCCCTTCAGCGACTCGCTTATCGCGGGCTTCACCGCTGAACTCGATGGCGACGACACTATCCATATGCAAAAAGAAGAACTCTCCGAAGCCATGTGGGTCAGGCGCGAAGACATTCCCGAGTACGAGACCGATGTGAGCATCAGCTGCTGCCTCATCGAAGACTTCCGCCGCGCGCATACTTAGCCGTTGTTACCTGCGGTCACTAGTTCCTAATGGCTAGTGACTAATGGCCAATTTTCTATATTTGGATACGATGAAATTACCTGTCGTATGTATTATCGGACGCCCGAATGTTGGGAAGTCCTCTCTTTTTAACCGGATCCTTGGGCGGCGAGCCGCAGTCGTTTCTGACCGCGACGGCGTTACCCGCGATAGGCATTACCAGACGGCCAACTACAAGGGCCATGAGTTTACGGTAGTCGATACGGGCGGATTCCTGCCCGACGATACCATCGACGTGCTGGCCGACAGCGTCCGTGCGCAAATTTTCAACGCCGTGAAGGAATCCGACCTGGTGCTCTTTATGGTGGATGTCCGCGTGGGCATTACCAAGCTCGACCAGCAGTTCGCGCGCCTTGTCCATAAAGAAGACAAGAAGGTGATTCTCGTGGCGAACAAGAGCGAGCAGCAGGGCGACCGCCAGGAAAGCTACGAGTTCTTGAAACTCGGTTTTGGCCTGCCACGCACCATCAGTGCTCTTACGGGTTATGCCTGCCTGAGCCTGCTGGACGAAGTCATCTCTGTGCTCCCGACACCCGTCCGTGGTGAACGCCGAGAAGAACGTCCTATCCGTTTCGCCATCCTTGGCCGCCCGAATGCGGGCAAGAGCACGCTGTTGAACCGCCTGCTGAACGAAGACCGCGCTGTGGTCTCTGACATCCCGGGCACGACCCGCGATTCCATTGACTGCGACTTTATCGTTGATGGCCAGAAGTTCGTGGTGACCGATACTGCAGGCCTCCGCAAGAAGGCAAAGGTCGAAGACGAAGTCGAAATCTTCAGCAACATGCGTACGCTTGAAAGTGTGCGCCGTTCCGACGTGTCGGTGCTGATGGTTGATTGCACCCGCGGGCTCGAAGTGCAGGACTTCCGCATCATTACCGAAATCCGCAAGGCAGGTAAGGGTCTTGTGGTGGTTCTCAACAAGTGGGATATCCTCCCGAACAAGACCGAGAAGAGTTTCGACCACATGGTCAAGGAAATGCTCGAACGCGAACCGATGCTCGAGTATGTGCCCATCATTTCGATTAGCGCCAAGGAAGGCCAGCGCATCAACCGCGTGGTGCAGGCCATCCAGACGGTGTATGCCAACTGCCGCCGCGTGCTGGGCCGTGACCGCGTCGCTGAAAGTTTTGCGAACTTCTTGCAAGAGAAGGCTCCCCCGAGCCATAACGCCCGCGTGGTGTCGCTTACGCGCGCATGCCAGATTATGGTGGAGCCGCCTGTTATCGCCATCGAGACCCGCACGCCCGAACTGGTGGACGAGTCGTACAAGCGTTACTTGCTCAAAAAGTTTTATGAGGAATTCCAGCTGCAGGGTGCGCCCCTGCGCCTGAATTTCGACCAGAAGTTAACCCTCAGAAAGGATGAAGAACTTGAACAGTTTACTGAGTCTTCCAATAGCGTACTTGCTGGGGTCGATCCCCAGCGCCATCTGGATAGCAAAAATCGCAAAGGGAAAGTCGTTCGACATTAGAGACTACGGCTCCAAGAATGCGGGCCTTACCAATACATTCCGCGTGCTAGGTTGGAAGCCTGCGCTCCCTGTGGTATTCATGGACTTGCTCAAGGGCTTCTTCGGCCCGTGGATTGCCATGAGGTTGTGCGAAATGCAGGTGGCTGCCGGTGGTGCGGATTATTCTAGCTGGGTTCCGCTTGTTGCGGGTATCCTCGTGATTCTCGGGCACAGTTTCACCTGCTTTGCCGGTTTCCGCGGGGGCAAGGGCGTTCTTGCCGCACTGGGCGTGTTCCTCGCGCTCTGCCCGATTACGGCGCTTTCTTGCCTAGGAGTGTGGGTGGTACTCACGTTCTCGACAAAGTATGTTTCGGTGGGTAGCATCGGTGCGTGCATCGCTCTCGGCGCCTTTGGCGTGATGGGCTACTTTAAGTTGCCATTCCCGCCCGACGATATCAACCTAGGGCTCATGATTACCTGCCTTCTGGTGGCGGTTTTCGTGATTGTGAAGCACAAATCGAACATCAAGCGCCTTTTGAACGGCACCGAGAACGGTTTTGGCAGCAAGCGCAAGACCCCGAAGGCATAAATATTGTAGATTGTTGAAAAAAGGATTTTTATCATGAAAGTAACTGTACTTGGAACTGGTGGTTGGGGCCTGACTCTCGGTCAGGTGGTCTATGAAAATAAGTGCGAAGTTTCGTTCTGGACAAACTCGCAGGCCGAAGTCGATCTGCTTTCGACGGAACATCAGTACAAGGACAAGCTCCCCGGCGTAATTTTCCCGGCGGATTTCAAGTACACGACCGACATGAATGCAGCCCTCGACGGCTGTGACATGGTGCTCATCGTGGTGCCCTCGCAGTTCATGGGCGGTGTTGCCAAGAATTTGGGCAAGTGGATTCCGGCGAAGGGCAAGGAACCTATCGTTGTCTGCGCTACCAAGGGCATTCTCGAAGGCACGAACCAGTTGATGAGCGAAGTGCTCCTTGAAAACGTGCCGTGGCTTACCGACGATAAGATGGTGGCCTTCAGCGGTCCGTCTCACGCCGAAGAAGTCAGCCGCCACATCCTTACGGCGATTGTGGCTGCCAGCGTTAATGAGGAATCCGCGAAGTTTGTACAGAAGGTCATGAGTTGCTCTTACCTGCGCGTGTACAGTTCTACCGACATCATCGGCGTGGAACTCTGCGGTTCCGTGAAGAACGTGATTGCCATTGCCTCTGGCGTGCTCTATGGGCTCGAGGCGAGCGGCAAGTACAAGATTGGCGATAACTCCCGTGCAGCCCTCCTGACGCGCGGTCAGGCCGAAATGTGCCGCCTGGGCAAGGCTCTCGGTGCAAAGCCCGAAACGTTTGCTGGCCTTGCCG is part of the Fibrobacter sp. UWR2 genome and harbors:
- the nudC gene encoding NAD(+) diphosphatase, with product MIHEIAPHKLHNEFRLQSPKPSDFLVVFFGDKSLLKKNGDSFEIPRVENFNQGNIPCHYLFSIDDAAYFLADFSISKELVENASDDYVLCPARTYRYMGDPLLRMGGATAAHIAHWESLNRFCGRCGSEMARSEKERAVVCPKCGNVVYPRISPVVIVAVRNGDKLLMAHNIDNPNPRLFLISGFVEVGESLEQAVHREVLEEAGLRVKNIRYFGSQPWPFSDSLIAGFTAELDGDDTIHMQKEELSEAMWVRREDIPEYETDVSISCCLIEDFRRAHT
- the der gene encoding ribosome biogenesis GTPase Der, with product MKLPVVCIIGRPNVGKSSLFNRILGRRAAVVSDRDGVTRDRHYQTANYKGHEFTVVDTGGFLPDDTIDVLADSVRAQIFNAVKESDLVLFMVDVRVGITKLDQQFARLVHKEDKKVILVANKSEQQGDRQESYEFLKLGFGLPRTISALTGYACLSLLDEVISVLPTPVRGERREERPIRFAILGRPNAGKSTLLNRLLNEDRAVVSDIPGTTRDSIDCDFIVDGQKFVVTDTAGLRKKAKVEDEVEIFSNMRTLESVRRSDVSVLMVDCTRGLEVQDFRIITEIRKAGKGLVVVLNKWDILPNKTEKSFDHMVKEMLEREPMLEYVPIISISAKEGQRINRVVQAIQTVYANCRRVLGRDRVAESFANFLQEKAPPSHNARVVSLTRACQIMVEPPVIAIETRTPELVDESYKRYLLKKFYEEFQLQGAPLRLNFDQKLTLRKDEELEQFTESSNSVLAGVDPQRHLDSKNRKGKVVRH
- the plsY gene encoding glycerol-3-phosphate 1-O-acyltransferase PlsY; its protein translation is MLGSIPSAIWIAKIAKGKSFDIRDYGSKNAGLTNTFRVLGWKPALPVVFMDLLKGFFGPWIAMRLCEMQVAAGGADYSSWVPLVAGILVILGHSFTCFAGFRGGKGVLAALGVFLALCPITALSCLGVWVVLTFSTKYVSVGSIGACIALGAFGVMGYFKLPFPPDDINLGLMITCLLVAVFVIVKHKSNIKRLLNGTENGFGSKRKTPKA
- a CDS encoding NAD(P)H-dependent glycerol-3-phosphate dehydrogenase, whose product is MKVTVLGTGGWGLTLGQVVYENKCEVSFWTNSQAEVDLLSTEHQYKDKLPGVIFPADFKYTTDMNAALDGCDMVLIVVPSQFMGGVAKNLGKWIPAKGKEPIVVCATKGILEGTNQLMSEVLLENVPWLTDDKMVAFSGPSHAEEVSRHILTAIVAASVNEESAKFVQKVMSCSYLRVYSSTDIIGVELCGSVKNVIAIASGVLYGLEASGKYKIGDNSRAALLTRGQAEMCRLGKALGAKPETFAGLAGMGDLIVTCLSQHSRNRYVGEHIGKGETIEQVLAGMKMVAEGVPTCKSTKALADKLGVEMPIVNSVHALLFEGKKVEDVLKDMWGRELKTEVWG